The Nitrosopumilaceae archaeon genome has a window encoding:
- a CDS encoding menaquinone biosynthesis decarboxylase gives MVIEDLGEFVEKLEKVDELKRIKTQVDANLEIAEILRRNMYSNGPALYFENVKNYNMPVLGNAFGSLKRLSIGLETDDFTQIGQRIVDMTKMEIPSGIFEKIKKLPELSKMTDIVPKLQKSGPVTEIFEASPSFDKIPILKTWHKDAERFITFGIVATKHPDTDVRNLGVYRMQILDSTHALMHWQKHKRGAHHYDIKKDAGNKIEVAVIIGADPATVFSAVAPVPEGLDKYLFAGITRKTGIKTVKCKTVDLEVPANAELVLEGYVDPSNIKMEGPFGDHTGYYTPPEPYPVFTLTGIMRRQKPIYLTTIVGKPILEDAFIGKVIERSFLPLIKMFQPEVVDFSMPAAGWFQGMAIISIKKRYPGQAKKVMMGLWGLGQLALTKIFVVVDENVNVHDMNDVIWAITTRADAARDVIIINNTPTDTLDPASSLVNLGSKLGIDATQKTKEEGYQREIQELVSVDEDTKNIVDAKWSSYGI, from the coding sequence ATGGTAATAGAAGATCTTGGCGAGTTTGTAGAAAAGCTGGAAAAGGTAGATGAGCTAAAGCGGATAAAAACTCAGGTTGATGCCAATTTAGAGATTGCTGAGATTTTAAGAAGAAATATGTATTCAAATGGTCCAGCACTTTATTTTGAAAATGTAAAAAATTATAACATGCCAGTTTTGGGAAACGCTTTTGGTTCATTAAAAAGATTGTCGATTGGATTAGAAACTGACGATTTTACTCAAATTGGTCAGAGAATTGTGGATATGACAAAGATGGAAATTCCAAGTGGAATTTTTGAAAAAATAAAAAAATTACCGGAACTATCAAAGATGACAGATATTGTGCCAAAACTACAAAAAAGTGGGCCTGTGACAGAAATTTTTGAAGCGTCACCGTCATTTGATAAAATTCCAATTTTAAAAACATGGCACAAAGATGCTGAAAGATTCATCACTTTTGGCATTGTTGCTACAAAACATCCAGATACAGATGTCAGAAATCTAGGAGTATATAGAATGCAGATACTTGACAGCACACATGCTCTCATGCATTGGCAAAAGCACAAGAGAGGAGCACATCATTATGACATCAAAAAAGATGCAGGAAATAAAATTGAAGTTGCAGTAATAATTGGTGCAGACCCAGCAACAGTATTTTCTGCTGTTGCACCCGTTCCTGAAGGGCTAGACAAATATCTTTTTGCTGGAATAACAAGAAAGACCGGAATCAAGACAGTAAAATGCAAGACAGTTGATCTTGAAGTTCCTGCAAACGCAGAACTGGTACTAGAAGGATATGTTGATCCGTCAAATATCAAAATGGAAGGACCGTTTGGTGATCACACCGGATACTATACCCCGCCAGAGCCATATCCTGTATTTACTTTGACTGGAATAATGCGACGACAAAAACCAATCTATCTTACCACAATTGTTGGAAAGCCAATCTTAGAAGATGCTTTTATTGGTAAAGTAATAGAGCGCTCGTTTCTGCCTTTGATCAAAATGTTCCAACCCGAAGTTGTTGATTTTTCTATGCCGGCTGCAGGATGGTTCCAGGGAATGGCTATCATTTCTATTAAGAAAAGATATCCAGGTCAGGCAAAAAAAGTAATGATGGGATTATGGGGTCTGGGTCAGCTTGCATTAACAAAAATTTTTGTTGTTGTAGATGAAAACGTCAATGTGCATGACATGAATGATGTCATATGGGCAATTACAACTAGAGCTGATGCTGCACGAGATGTTATCATAATAAACAACACACCTACTGACACATTGGATCCTGCATCATCATTAGTAAATCTTGGATCAAAGCTTGGAATTGATGCAACGCAAAAAACCAAAGAAGAAGGATATCAAAGAGAGATTCAGGAATTGGTCTCAGTTGACGAGGATACAAAAAACATAGTTGATGCCAAGTGGTCTAGTTACGGAATTTAG
- the mqnC gene encoding cyclic dehypoxanthinyl futalosine synthase, with the protein MSQVTKDLYSSEIGDILEKSLNGIRPGLDDCMRLLESNDVHLIGLVAGHLTRKKFGKKVSFVNNMILNYTNVCITDCKFCAFYRPPGHEESYTVTLEEIESRIKTASEMFGITQVLIQGGHNPKLRIEYYEDAFKMMKKKFPKVGIHGLSASEIDMISRVEKISTKEVLSRLKEAGLQSVPGAGAEILVDSVKDIISPKKISSEQWLKIMEEAHTMGLPASATMMYGHIESVRDIAEHFIKIVKLQEKTGGFMAFIPWSFEPNNTLMQKEETVKYSAGGSQLLKMIAISRIMYDGLIQHIQSSWLTNGIGMAQIALQYGADDFGGTLLGEEVVSCTGSRSTELTSNKIIHAVKQIGYQVEERDNFYNTVQMH; encoded by the coding sequence TTGAGTCAGGTTACAAAAGATCTTTATAGTTCTGAAATTGGAGACATTTTAGAAAAGTCGCTAAATGGAATTAGACCTGGACTAGATGATTGCATGCGATTGCTAGAATCAAACGACGTTCATCTTATTGGTCTGGTGGCTGGACATCTTACCAGAAAAAAATTTGGAAAAAAAGTATCATTTGTAAACAACATGATACTAAACTATACTAACGTATGTATAACTGACTGCAAGTTTTGTGCATTTTACAGACCGCCAGGACATGAAGAGTCTTACACTGTTACACTTGAAGAAATTGAATCACGAATCAAGACAGCATCTGAGATGTTTGGAATTACTCAGGTATTGATTCAAGGAGGGCATAATCCAAAACTTCGAATTGAATACTATGAAGATGCATTTAAAATGATGAAAAAAAAATTTCCCAAAGTTGGCATACATGGATTATCTGCATCGGAAATTGATATGATATCTAGGGTAGAAAAAATTAGTACAAAAGAAGTTCTTTCAAGATTAAAAGAAGCAGGATTACAATCAGTACCTGGTGCAGGCGCAGAGATTTTAGTAGACTCTGTCAAAGATATAATCAGCCCAAAAAAAATCTCATCTGAGCAGTGGCTGAAAATAATGGAGGAAGCTCACACCATGGGACTGCCGGCATCTGCAACGATGATGTATGGACATATAGAATCTGTAAGAGATATTGCAGAACATTTCATCAAAATTGTAAAGCTTCAAGAAAAAACAGGAGGGTTTATGGCCTTTATTCCTTGGAGCTTTGAGCCAAATAATACCCTAATGCAAAAAGAAGAGACTGTGAAATACTCTGCGGGTGGCTCACAGCTGCTAAAGATGATAGCAATATCAAGAATCATGTATGATGGATTAATCCAACACATACAATCCTCATGGCTTACAAATGGTATAGGTATGGCACAAATTGCACTGCAATATGGTGCTGATGACTTTGGGGGAACATTGCTTGGCGAAGAAGTTGTCTCATGCACAGGTTCCCGCTCTACAGAGCTTACTTCAAATAAAATAATACATGCGGTAAAGCAAATTGGATATCAGGTAGAAGAACGAGACAATTTCTATAATACAGTTCAGATGCACTAA
- a CDS encoding 2-amino-3,7-dideoxy-D-threo-hept-6-ulosonate synthase → MVTGHQLRMNRILRAGKMLCIPMDHGISSGPLKGIEDPHSLVYDCQHFGLTSVIVNKGILKTFPKPPKVGLLVHYSGSTSLSTFPNRKMLTGSVEEALRLGADGVSLHINIGGKEEPEMIEQFGRIADDCHKWSMPLLAMMYPRGENIKNPHDPVIVGHVARIGAELGADIVKTLYTGDVDSFAKIVKSTPVPIVIAGGPKAKTDMDILEMTEDAMKAGAKGVTYGRNIFEHKNPGKMTHALAGIIFRKEAAKEAAKHLDEK, encoded by the coding sequence ATGGTCACAGGCCACCAACTCCGAATGAATCGGATTTTACGGGCAGGAAAGATGCTTTGCATTCCAATGGACCACGGAATTTCAAGTGGTCCCCTAAAGGGAATTGAAGATCCTCATTCGTTAGTTTATGATTGTCAGCATTTTGGGTTAACATCCGTCATAGTAAACAAAGGAATTCTAAAGACATTTCCAAAACCACCCAAAGTGGGATTACTAGTACATTATTCAGGCAGTACATCACTTTCAACTTTCCCAAATAGAAAAATGTTAACTGGCTCTGTTGAAGAAGCACTCAGACTTGGTGCCGACGGAGTTTCTCTTCACATCAACATTGGTGGAAAAGAAGAGCCAGAAATGATTGAACAATTTGGAAGAATTGCAGACGATTGTCACAAATGGAGCATGCCCCTATTGGCAATGATGTATCCTAGAGGAGAGAACATCAAAAATCCACACGATCCTGTAATTGTAGGCCATGTTGCAAGAATCGGGGCAGAGCTTGGTGCAGACATTGTCAAGACATTGTATACTGGCGATGTAGATTCATTTGCAAAAATTGTAAAAAGTACTCCAGTTCCAATAGTAATAGCTGGCGGCCCAAAAGCAAAAACTGACATGGACATATTAGAAATGACCGAAGACGCAATGAAAGCAGGAGCCAAGGGAGTAACATATGGCAGGAATATTTTCGAGCACAAAAATCCAGGCAAGATGACTCATGCGCTAGCTGGCATAATATTTAGAAAAGAGGCTGCGAAGGAAGCTGCAAAACATCTTGACGAAAAATAG
- a CDS encoding 3-dehydroquinate synthase II: MTKNRELIISPKVSRGQLGKFLAEIESEGIKIINVDPQSIRGMKTKLSTLYTSQSASYVIVDKPIKYKGKKIGMRFKVLSNLDIENILKFAKMRLDFVIVDVTDWKIIPLENIIAKLHKLHTKVFATARNPDEVRKMFSILEIGVDGVIFSTDSINEVREVLVYLGTRSFELKPAKILEIKEVGNGERVCVDTASMLGRGEGMLIGSRSNFLFLVHNESVGSSFTSPRPFRVNAGAVHCYTLSPDGTTKYLSELETGSEVLVLDSHGRARRATVGRSKIESRPMLMIKAQIGNEVGGIIAQNAETIRFVKPNGHLISVTHLKKGDTVLAHAKIATGRHFGMEVDDEYIVEK, from the coding sequence TTGACGAAAAATAGGGAGTTAATAATTTCCCCCAAAGTATCCAGGGGGCAGCTTGGCAAATTTCTTGCTGAAATTGAGAGCGAAGGAATCAAGATCATAAACGTAGACCCGCAGAGCATAAGAGGAATGAAAACCAAGCTATCAACATTATACACCTCTCAGAGTGCAAGCTATGTCATAGTGGACAAGCCTATCAAATACAAGGGTAAAAAAATTGGCATGAGATTCAAGGTCCTATCAAACTTAGACATTGAAAACATACTAAAATTTGCAAAGATGAGACTTGATTTTGTTATAGTAGATGTCACTGATTGGAAAATAATTCCACTTGAAAATATCATAGCCAAATTGCACAAACTCCACACCAAGGTGTTTGCAACTGCAAGAAATCCAGACGAAGTAAGAAAGATGTTCTCTATTTTAGAAATCGGTGTAGATGGTGTAATATTTTCAACAGATTCCATTAACGAGGTAAGAGAAGTGCTCGTATATCTTGGAACAAGAAGTTTTGAGCTAAAACCTGCCAAGATACTTGAAATTAAAGAAGTTGGAAACGGTGAGAGAGTATGTGTAGATACTGCATCTATGCTTGGACGTGGAGAGGGAATGCTAATTGGAAGCAGATCAAACTTTTTGTTTTTGGTTCACAACGAATCAGTTGGCTCGTCATTTACATCCCCAAGACCATTTAGAGTAAATGCAGGTGCTGTTCACTGCTATACACTTTCACCGGACGGAACTACAAAATACTTGTCAGAGCTAGAGACTGGTTCTGAAGTATTGGTTTTGGATTCACATGGAAGGGCAAGGAGGGCAACTGTTGGCCGCTCCAAAATTGAAAGCAGACCAATGCTTATGATCAAAGCACAGATTGGAAATGAGGTTGGGGGAATCATAGCACAAAATGCAGAAACAATCAGATTTGTAAAACCAAATGGACATTTGATTTCAGTGACTCATCTCAAAAAAGGAGATACTGTTTTGGCTCATGCCAAAATAGCAACTGGCAGGCACTTTGGAATGGAAGTAGACGACGAATATATTGTAGAAAAATAA
- a CDS encoding site-specific DNA-methyltransferase, whose protein sequence is MWKSNSIINADSKDLSKIGKNKVALTVTSPPYHNAINYTEHTTSKKWYRGTVGGTLENWLNEMKTVFSQVYQVTKPGGFCCIVIGNEIIEEKIKLPLPALLLTELTKTEIGWKFFEEIIWNKVTGGKKRFRVTVQHPYPTYYYPNIMHEQIIILRKIPFHNIKDKKSKLTINDIMKKEIANSIWHIAPMPPSYRKFHPAAFPEEIPYRLIQLYSNVGDLILDPFAGSGQTTKMARFLKRKYIGVDKSAKYVKIAKKRTTGQPSLRKMQLVPYWKNPEPLNI, encoded by the coding sequence ATGTGGAAATCAAATTCTATCATTAATGCTGATTCCAAAGATCTTTCTAAAATAGGCAAAAACAAGGTTGCACTTACTGTTACCTCACCACCATATCATAACGCGATTAACTATACTGAACATACAACTTCTAAAAAGTGGTATAGAGGAACAGTTGGGGGAACGCTTGAAAATTGGCTTAATGAGATGAAAACAGTTTTTTCTCAGGTATACCAAGTCACAAAACCTGGCGGTTTTTGTTGTATAGTAATAGGAAATGAAATAATTGAGGAAAAAATCAAACTTCCTCTGCCTGCTTTGTTGCTAACTGAATTAACAAAAACAGAGATTGGTTGGAAGTTTTTTGAAGAAATAATTTGGAACAAGGTGACAGGCGGAAAAAAAAGATTCAGAGTTACTGTACAGCATCCATACCCAACATATTATTATCCAAATATTATGCATGAGCAAATAATCATTCTAAGAAAGATTCCATTTCATAACATCAAGGACAAAAAAAGTAAATTAACAATTAATGATATCATGAAAAAAGAAATTGCAAATTCCATATGGCATATAGCTCCAATGCCTCCAAGCTACAGGAAATTTCATCCAGCAGCATTTCCAGAAGAAATCCCATACAGGCTGATTCAGCTTTATAGTAATGTCGGGGATCTAATACTTGATCCATTTGCTGGAAGTGGTCAGACAACAAAGATGGCCAGATTTCTTAAACGAAAATACATTGGGGTTGATAAATCTGCAAAATATGTAAAGATAGCAAAAAAACGAACTACTGGACAGCCCTCTCTGAGGAAGATGCAGCTTGTTCCGTATTGGAAAAATCCAGAACCTTTGAATATATAA
- the aroD gene encoding type I 3-dehydroquinate dehydratase, giving the protein MAYKTCVTLAESSPAKLNKLLQSSLKRSDYIEIRFDFMEPSKVPLTLNLIKKHLDRCICTLRPRSEGGKFSSSEKNRISILKLIAEYNPYLLDVEYNTIRKNKALRQYLRKTKTNLLISWHDFAKTPNINILKAMRKKMTKFSKNIKIVTTAKSMKDTLCILSLYKFQSNTNLVAFAMGDYGRMSRILCTQLGSPYTYVSLGKPVAPGQFSLDETKSIFELKQ; this is encoded by the coding sequence ATGGCATACAAGACATGTGTCACACTAGCAGAGTCAAGTCCCGCAAAGTTAAACAAGCTATTGCAATCTTCACTAAAAAGATCTGACTATATAGAAATAAGATTTGATTTTATGGAACCAAGCAAGGTTCCATTAACCCTGAATTTAATAAAAAAACATCTTGACAGATGCATCTGTACCTTAAGGCCAAGATCAGAGGGAGGCAAGTTTTCTAGTAGTGAAAAAAACAGAATTTCTATTCTTAAATTAATTGCAGAATACAATCCATATCTTTTAGACGTGGAATACAACACAATACGAAAAAACAAGGCATTACGCCAGTATTTGAGAAAAACAAAAACAAATTTGTTAATATCATGGCATGATTTTGCAAAAACACCAAACATCAATATCTTAAAAGCAATGAGAAAAAAGATGACAAAATTTTCAAAAAATATTAAAATTGTAACCACTGCCAAATCAATGAAAGACACATTATGCATTTTGTCGCTTTACAAATTTCAGAGCAACACCAATCTCGTTGCCTTTGCTATGGGAGATTATGGGCGTATGTCAAGAATTCTCTGCACACAGTTAGGTAGTCCTTACACGTATGTTTCACTTGGCAAGCCAGTAGCTCCAGGCCAGTTTAGTCTGGACGAAACCAAATCAATCTTTGAGTTGAAACAATGA
- the aroE gene encoding shikimate dehydrogenase codes for MTKTYAVIGDPIDHSLSPAIHNAAFGFLGIDCTYIAYRIPKGELASGIEALKKIQISGFNVTIPHKVDMMKFLDETDENCKTIGATNTVVNNDGSLKGYNTDMDGFLDPIKKRKIDCKDSDVLLVGAGGAARAIVVGFAKEKAHKVTIANRTAERAYDLIKFANNLGMQSDYSDLSNAGEIAGKYKFIVNATSIGLKGNACPISTRTITKDSIVYDIVYMPVETELIEQSKKQGATIIYGWEMLLGQAMRSFEIWTGREAPYQAMKLTLLGRF; via the coding sequence ATGACTAAAACTTATGCAGTGATAGGAGATCCAATAGATCACTCGCTTTCACCAGCTATTCATAATGCAGCCTTTGGATTTTTAGGAATAGATTGTACGTATATCGCATATAGAATTCCTAAAGGGGAACTCGCATCTGGCATTGAAGCATTAAAAAAAATTCAGATTTCTGGATTTAATGTAACCATACCACATAAAGTTGACATGATGAAGTTTCTTGATGAAACAGATGAGAACTGTAAAACAATTGGCGCAACAAATACAGTTGTCAACAATGATGGTTCTCTTAAAGGGTATAACACGGACATGGATGGATTTTTAGATCCAATAAAAAAAAGAAAAATAGATTGCAAGGATTCTGATGTTTTACTTGTTGGTGCAGGAGGAGCAGCCAGAGCTATTGTTGTCGGATTTGCAAAAGAAAAAGCCCATAAGGTTACTATTGCAAATAGAACTGCAGAAAGAGCGTATGACCTTATTAAATTTGCAAACAATCTAGGAATGCAATCAGATTATTCTGATTTATCAAATGCTGGGGAGATAGCAGGAAAATACAAGTTTATTGTAAATGCAACATCAATAGGTCTAAAAGGAAACGCATGTCCCATTTCAACTAGAACTATAACAAAGGATTCCATAGTTTATGATATTGTATACATGCCAGTAGAAACTGAATTAATTGAACAGTCAAAAAAACAAGGTGCGACTATCATATATGGATGGGAAATGCTTCTTGGTCAGGCAATGCGTTCTTTTGAGATTTGGACTGGACGAGAAGCACCATATCAGGCAATGAAATTAACATTGTTGGGGAGATTTTAA
- a CDS encoding shikimate kinase — translation MPAAKAIMHGAVSIVNAIATGKGATLGISLNVEADIHATPGVGLYFENKESSLSSRLIRAVMERAIPKADLEKNKITVLVKSDIPSGYGLKSSSAISSVVSLACTKLFKPKISDLEILKYGVEASIQTKVSITGAFDDACACYFGGFVVTDNTNQKIIKSEKAPDDLLAIIFIPSSRKRSNVKKLKILEGVFSQAWTLASNSDYWNAMMLNGLATSTILNSDPRILTDLVENGALAASVSGNGPSIAAITKKESISNIKKIFASMEGSTIISEINNKKAEVYEM, via the coding sequence ATGCCAGCAGCAAAGGCGATCATGCATGGCGCAGTTTCCATAGTAAATGCAATAGCAACTGGCAAAGGAGCGACACTTGGTATATCACTTAACGTAGAAGCTGATATTCATGCCACACCTGGTGTTGGACTATATTTTGAGAACAAAGAGTCCAGTCTAAGCTCGCGTCTCATAAGAGCAGTAATGGAAAGAGCCATACCAAAAGCAGATCTTGAAAAAAACAAGATCACGGTATTGGTCAAATCAGATATTCCTTCTGGATATGGGTTGAAGAGTTCTAGTGCTATTTCGTCTGTAGTTTCATTGGCTTGTACTAAACTATTCAAGCCAAAGATATCAGATTTGGAGATTCTCAAGTATGGAGTAGAGGCATCTATACAAACCAAGGTGAGCATAACAGGAGCATTTGATGATGCATGTGCATGTTATTTTGGAGGTTTTGTTGTCACAGACAATACAAATCAAAAAATCATAAAATCAGAAAAAGCACCAGATGATTTGCTAGCCATTATATTCATTCCAAGCTCACGAAAACGCAGTAATGTGAAAAAGCTAAAAATTCTTGAAGGAGTATTTTCTCAGGCATGGACACTTGCAAGCAATTCTGATTATTGGAATGCGATGATGTTAAACGGCCTTGCAACATCCACTATACTAAATTCTGATCCTAGAATTCTTACAGATCTTGTAGAAAATGGAGCTCTCGCAGCTTCAGTTTCTGGCAACGGACCATCTATTGCCGCAATTACAAAAAAAGAAAGTATTTCAAATATCAAAAAAATATTTGCTTCTATGGAAGGCTCTACAATAATTTCTGAAATAAACAACAAAAAGGCCGAAGTCTATGAAATGTAA
- the aroA gene encoding 3-phosphoshikimate 1-carboxyvinyltransferase, translated as MKCKIEKARLSGNIICPPNKSYTHRAIFLASLAKGKSQIRNVLLSRDTIATINACKTFGSIIKEDSTNLTIESSGDLKLQSNEINASNSGTTIRISAAIASLSNTKTTLTGDSSLRKRPMQPLLDALVDLGAECTSTDGKPPITVKGKILGGKVSISGSVSSQFISALMIASPKTENGVKLDIEGNLVSKPYLDATISTMKKFGVNVDTISPYKKYNISKQQYIPTDFTVPSDFSSMALLLSAAVLIGDKMTISVLAGDLPQGDREMIAHLEKLGVKINLDDRITVKTPSSLDGGRFDLSNTPDLLPALAILALKTSKPIEIYNVKHARFKETDRIAILACELAKIGIKVQEKEDGLILGAPDILKSADLNSSDDHRLFMAFCIAGMFVGNCTVSDPLSVDVSYPTFIQDMNAIGAKILSD; from the coding sequence ATGAAATGTAAAATTGAAAAAGCAAGGCTTTCAGGAAATATAATCTGTCCTCCAAACAAGAGCTACACCCACAGGGCGATATTTTTGGCATCACTTGCAAAAGGAAAAAGTCAGATAAGAAACGTGCTGCTTTCAAGGGATACCATTGCAACAATTAATGCATGCAAAACATTTGGATCAATAATCAAAGAAGATAGCACTAATCTAACAATAGAAAGTTCAGGGGATTTGAAACTGCAAAGTAATGAGATTAATGCATCAAATTCAGGAACAACGATCAGAATTTCTGCTGCAATAGCATCACTTTCAAATACCAAAACAACACTGACCGGAGATTCAAGTCTTAGAAAAAGACCAATGCAACCATTACTTGATGCATTAGTAGATCTTGGGGCAGAGTGCACATCAACAGATGGCAAGCCCCCGATAACTGTAAAGGGAAAAATTCTTGGAGGGAAGGTATCAATTTCAGGCTCAGTTTCGAGTCAGTTCATATCTGCACTAATGATTGCATCACCAAAAACAGAAAATGGTGTCAAGTTGGATATAGAAGGAAATCTTGTATCAAAACCATATCTTGATGCCACCATATCTACGATGAAAAAATTTGGTGTCAATGTTGATACCATATCTCCTTACAAAAAATACAACATTTCAAAACAGCAATACATACCAACAGATTTTACAGTACCTTCTGATTTTTCAAGCATGGCGTTGTTACTTTCTGCAGCAGTATTAATTGGGGATAAAATGACAATTTCTGTTCTAGCTGGTGATCTTCCACAAGGAGACAGAGAAATGATAGCACATCTTGAAAAGCTAGGTGTCAAGATAAATTTGGATGATAGAATAACTGTAAAGACTCCATCATCACTTGATGGTGGAAGATTTGATCTTTCAAACACACCTGATCTTCTTCCGGCTTTGGCAATACTTGCACTAAAGACATCAAAACCGATTGAAATCTACAACGTAAAGCATGCAAGATTTAAGGAAACCGATAGGATTGCTATCTTGGCTTGTGAACTTGCAAAAATTGGCATCAAGGTACAAGAAAAAGAAGATGGGTTGATTCTTGGAGCACCCGATATTCTAAAAAGTGCTGATTTGAATTCGTCTGATGATCACAGATTGTTTATGGCATTCTGTATTGCTGGAATGTTTGTAGGGAATTGTACTGTTTCTGATCCACTATCAGTTGATGTTTCATATCCAACATTCATTCAAGACATGAATGCAATTGGGGCAAAAATTCTTTCAGATTAA
- a CDS encoding GNAT family N-acetyltransferase — MLIILIGIIYNNMQIRDAQPSDKQAVLDFCKDTFSWGDYISDVWDSWILQGNLFVAVENDIPIGLSHLVFIDNRQAWLEGIRIHPNNRRKGYGRRIILHCESIANSKTIRMIIESDNTPSIDLAKSMGYVIEDWWRLYALTPKKETSSVVLASNVNQVTRFVSSYTYVDSWKWLPLESSDLEELIRQKRILLSVQNGRVLAMGIWNESKNFANVLQLGFINGTDEGMLDILRFIQNKGHESHSERIQVFSQAKNILTMESLTKRPLFYLMKKDLKKNL, encoded by the coding sequence ATGCTTATAATCCTTATAGGAATAATATACAACAATATGCAAATTCGTGATGCACAACCAAGTGACAAACAGGCTGTCTTGGATTTTTGTAAAGACACATTTTCTTGGGGGGATTACATCTCTGATGTATGGGATTCTTGGATTTTACAGGGAAATCTCTTTGTCGCTGTTGAAAACGATATCCCTATTGGTCTTTCTCATCTTGTTTTTATAGACAATAGACAAGCTTGGCTTGAAGGAATCAGAATTCATCCAAATAACAGAAGAAAAGGATATGGAAGAAGGATAATTTTACACTGCGAATCAATTGCAAATTCTAAAACAATTAGGATGATAATAGAAAGTGATAACACTCCCTCAATTGACCTTGCCAAATCAATGGGATATGTCATTGAAGATTGGTGGCGACTTTATGCTCTAACGCCAAAAAAAGAAACTTCATCTGTGGTTTTAGCATCTAATGTCAATCAGGTTACAAGATTTGTATCTTCATACACATATGTTGATTCATGGAAGTGGCTTCCGTTGGAAAGCTCAGACTTGGAAGAATTAATACGACAAAAAAGAATTCTATTGTCTGTACAAAATGGACGAGTTTTGGCAATGGGAATATGGAATGAATCCAAAAACTTTGCAAATGTTTTGCAGCTTGGTTTTATCAACGGTACAGACGAGGGAATGCTGGATATTTTACGATTTATCCAAAACAAAGGTCATGAATCACACTCTGAAAGAATTCAGGTTTTTTCTCAGGCAAAAAATATACTAACTATGGAATCACTAACAAAGAGGCCACTTTTTTACTTGATGAAAAAAGATCTAAAGAAAAATCTATAA